A stretch of Vanessa cardui chromosome 26, ilVanCard2.1, whole genome shotgun sequence DNA encodes these proteins:
- the LOC124540656 gene encoding uncharacterized protein LOC124540656: MTEREKRKQRKIWKEASKKYREKKKAISSIVNNTPPHSDDELAEARSLVRRTVGRKIVRKDRAKAYRIIKKQEKTIANIKRKYETLKKRLRRKEKREQEKVQIPTTPNSKVDALIKNVDVPPEVRKNLLFNEVLTTQLKEKVCTLRKNSKEREVFQKCVSGNMLRKYKLLHMAKTFLPKERTSTSILKSDTKIREVVLTAEVREKVKDFFQRDDVSRMCPGKRDFVKRNGVKKQKRLLLYTVKELTSKFVQETGVNLPYATLLRAKPFWVVAPTFRDRESCLCVKHENFEFKLNKLKNLQQFVTHTSVEKTIEDYSCDITSYDCMNGICDTCKNPKLESADNADSVTYFQWKSVIEEKIVKGENKKFKITKKAAISSTVNELKTAFIEDIPVMKKHLYGIYIYNKLKKEMKENLTEEEVMIQIDFSENYTTKYASEIQSTHFAKNQLSIHTGVYYTRNVDNGLKSTSFATVSENLDHQAHAVWAHMIPILQIILKNKHINTIHIYSDGPTSQYRNRTNIHLWLQTLIKEFQQITKATWTYSEPGHGKGPMDGVGGTLKRTADKRVLMGHDIKTSSDLVDLFKESTILVKEIPHDDISTAKDLVPKIIPGIMNITKITWQRGPEVTIKTYRHDRFEKQLRMSVLSGSLYPNSEPKDKGIPSNKSPELKEPIDTINLQDLLQLKKRSIYNTIYSSSSDDEEDLMSISLRQQIAQKSITVEASTSYNQDKENLHPNLISPGTFVLVKVPTQKKALNYRYVAICKTGVEDDGEILVTFLNSVCNNAKKFKLDPSDVSYVAFEQIISIISTPFLRKENNREYYYFDTDIDVYEKF; the protein is encoded by the coding sequence ATGACTGAGAGAGAAAAGCGAAAGCAGAGAAAAATTTGGAAAGAAGCTTCAAAAAAATACAGAGAAAAAAAGAAGGCAATATCGAGTATAGTAAACAATACTCCGCCTCATTCTGATGATGAATTAGCTGAAGCACGGTCTTTAGTAAGAAGAACAGTGGGAAGAAAAATTGTTCGGAAGGATAGAGCTAAAGCATaccgtataataaaaaaacaagagaaaacAATTGCTAACATAAAACGTAAGTATGAAACTTTAAAGAAAAGACttagaagaaaagaaaaaagggAACAGGAAAAAGTTCAGATACCAACAACTCCTAACAGCAAAGTTGACGCATTGATTAAAAATGTCGACGTGCCTCCAGAAGTGCGCAAGAATCTGTTATTTAACGAAGTTCTGACtacacaattaaaagaaaaggtCTGTACTTTAAGAAAAAATTCCAAAGAGAGGGAAGTCTTCCAAAAATGTGTTAGCGGTAACATGCTACGGAAATATAAGTTGCTTCATATGGCTAAGACTTTTTTGCCAAAAGAGAGAACTAGTACATCGATTCTGAAGTCTGATACTAAAATACGTGAGGTTGTTTTGACGGCGGAAGTTCGTGAAAAAGTAAAAGATTTCTTCCAAAGAGATGATGTCAGCAGGATGTGCCCAGGCAAGAGAGATTTTGTGAAGAGAAACGGTGTTAAGAAGCAAAAACGCCTCCTTTTATACACAGTTAAAGAACTGACGTCAAAATTCGTTCAAGAAACTGGAGTAAATTTACCATATGCAACATTATTAAGAGCAAAACCGTTTTGGGTGGTAGCTCCAACATTCAGAGACAGAGAATCTTGTTTATGTGTCAAACACGAAAACTTCGAATTTAAactgaacaaattaaaaaacttacaacAATTTGTTACTCACACGAGTGTAGAGAAAACCATCGAGGATTATAGTTGCGACATAACATCCTATGACTGCATGAATGGTATTTGTGATACTTGTAAAAATCCGAAGCTTGAGTCAGCTGATAATGCAGATTCTGTGACATATTTCCAATGGAAATCTGTTATtgaagaaaaaattgtaaaaggcGAGAATAAGAAGTTCAAGATCACAAAAAAGGCTGCAATTTCAAGTACagtgaatgaattaaaaacggCTTTTATTGAAGATATTCCAGTTATGAAAAAACATCTGTAtggcatttatatttataacaaactgaAAAAGGAGATGAAAGAAAATCTAACTGAAGAAGAGGTAATGATACAGATAGACTTTTCGGAGAATTATACCACTAAATACGCAAGTGAAATCCAGTCGACACATTTTGCAAAAAATCAATTGTCTATTCATACAGGTGTATATTATACACGCAACGTTGACAATGGTTTAAAATCCACATCTTTTGCTACCGTGAGTGAAAATTTGGATCATCAAGCCCATGCAGTATGGGCTCATATGATACcgatcctacaaataatattgaaaaataaacatattaacacCATTCATATCTACTCTGATGGGCCAACGTCACAATACCGTAACCGAACTAACATACATCTCTGGCTACAAACATTAATAAAGGAATTCCAACAGATAACAAAAGCTACTTGGACATACAGTGAACCTGGCCATGGCAAAGGACCCATGGATGGCGTAGGTGGTACTCTTAAAAGGACTGCCGATAAGCGTGTGTTAATGGGACACGATATTAAAACATCCTCAGACTTAGTGGATTTGTTTAAGGAGTCTACTATACTGGTAAAAGAGATTCCTCATGATGACATTTCTACAGCAAAAGACTTGGTTCCGAAAATCATACCAGGTATcatgaatattacaaaaattacatgGCAAAGAGGACCGGAAGTTACGATTAAAACATACCGACACGACCGTTTTGAAAAGCAACTAAGAATGTCAGTATTATCTGGAAGTTTATATCCGAACTCTGAACCAAAAGACAAGGGAATACCTTCAAATAAGTCTCCAGAACTAAAAGAGCCAATagatacaattaatttacaagattTGCTGCAATTGAAGAAAAGGAGCATTTACAACACCATTTACTCATCATCATCCGATGATGAGGAAGATTTAATGTCGATTTCTCTTCGTCAGCAGATTGCGCAAAAATCAATTACTGTTGAAGCTAGTACATCTTACAATCAAGACAAGGAAAACCTACACCCAAATTTAATATCCCCTGGAACCTTTGTTTTAGTTAAAGTACCTACACAAAAGAAAGCTCTAAATTACAGATATGTTGCCATCTGTAAGACAGGTGTTGAAGATGATGGAGAAATTCTAGTTACGTTCTTGAATTCGGTTTGtaataatgcaaaaaaatttaaactagaTCCGAGTGATGTATCCTACGTTGCATTTGagcaaataataagtattatttcgaCGCCATTTCtgagaaaagaaaataatagagAGTATTATTACTTTGATACTGATATTGATGTTTATGAAAAATTCTAA
- the LOC124540690 gene encoding heterogeneous nuclear ribonucleoprotein U-like protein 2 isoform X2, with protein MDPAKMKVVDLRSELGALGLDTKGNKPALVERLKKALEAKSGKTFADTSILDTSSEEVEEPATPRRSAAARTTRRSSSSRLAATPAKLPREETPQIIEEEPKEEEPKKKEVPQVPTKEEVPPPEPEPEPAKEPEPLPVPEPVKEPEVPQQTEKPEPEVESKEEISKDDIYSIDDPSDSPDEVKQDAEGTEEEEQEPSPQEESNDKQTDQQTEDTERTETTKRTEGNDDEKMDQSEDDHDAKDKNCDNGERERSRRWEMTEEEEWEQLNERLIQKEQERLEREKQQAEEDAKRLEEISKEPSKDKKDLIEHKPEPELDDNKVTLSWYDSDLNQYLEQPLLNSVVPLSDGAFAHAWAGARASHGVDAGRLVYEVRVGSVVTTTETTEKESVASGLRVGWSTDDSSLHLGDGELSWGYESTGRIVNNCEFKEYGKQFSEKDVLGVYLDLESSPCKISYTLNGIELGTAFEFDKEKLEGKALFPHILTKNVCYKVNFGYDRYTMLTKTKIVRKRLEIPIEQVLEEKRKREEEIKKQKEEAARRERERREREKKEREERQKKKREERERLEKERKEKAAQDKRDKDNSMEVDEEKEDKDKQDKEKDKEEEMENDVQEAAKEEEKMEEPKENGEKQDDPPVEVKSEPMETEEKTPVDKDSGEVKEEPTEDVKEITEEQVLTGHVLDKRIKFVIRYTVEEELDGAEVCMLPGYSLLGHASPTPGPRRPASLADCEVILMVGLPGSGKTFWAKKHCAEHPERRYNILSTGALFERMKVDCKPFRSSYEGKWDAMVSKCAKCVIKMLEIAKGRRRNFILDQTNVYPSAQRRKLREFEGYRRVAVVLVADEKTQRTRAATREAADGKEVPDPAALDMKANFSLPERGAWLDDVLYAELGEAEAREVVEAYHREAAAAGAVRDKDKRSRSASRDAPPAKRARSPDRDRRERRRDHPRDREDRWGGGGSRWGPASGQGGGHGGSGGRGGRRGGRDRGGGMGPGPTRFDRGWAPPPPRNEFGRDRDSFRGGRGGPGGPRQDRGPGGPGGPGGPGGPAGPGGPGLGGPGARGPPGGDRFQRDNRNQNRGPPHQNDKRQGPPQGGGANQGSGSWQRGSQQQPRGPRPAQQVSRQDNQNQPQNQNQNQNQQQGWNQWAGGWGGWGNWNNQNQGWGNWNNWNNWGNQQQVQGAGGKQQPQQQQQQQQQQQQQQGQQGQWGGYSAQQWYQWQQWQQQQGWQGYQQQQGNPQTNTNAADAAQAWAQFYQNYGGANTGNTNATNAAVEKK; from the exons atggatcCAGCTAAGATGAAAGTGGTGGATCTAAGATCCGAGCTTGGCGCTCTAGGCTTGGATACTAAGGGTAACAAACCGGCTTTAGTGGAAAGGTTAAAGAAGGCTTTAGAAGCTAAATCAGGCAAAA CATTTGCTGATACATCAATTTTAGACACATCATCCGAAGAAGTGGAGGAACCGGCGACGCCCAGACGATCTGCGGCCGCGAGAACTACTCGCAGGTCATCCTCATCTAGACTGGCCGCCACTCCCGCCAAG TTACCTCGAGAAGAAACCCCCCAAATAATAGAAGAAGAACCAAAAGAGGAAGAACCAAAAAAGAAGGAGGTACCACAAGTACCGACAAAGGAAGAGGTACCACCACCAGAACCCGAGCCAGAACCAGCAAAGGAACCGGAACCTCTACCCGTTCCAGAACCAGTCAAAGAACCTGAAGTGCCTCAACAAACTGAAAAACCTGAACCAGAAGTGGAATCAAAGGAAGAAATATCAAAAGACGATATTTACAGCATAGATGACCC gagtGATTCTCCTGATGAAGTCAAACAAGATGCAGAGGGTACAGAGGAAGAGGAACAag AACCAAGTCCTCAAGAAGAATCAAATGATAAGCAAACGGATCAACAAACCGAAGACACTGAAAGAACTGAGACGACTAAAAGGACCGAAGGGAATGACGATGAGAAAATGGACCAAAGTGAAGATGACCATGATGCAAAAGATAAAAACTGTGACAATGGAGAAAGAGAACGAAGT CGGAGATGGGAAATGACAGAAGAGGAAGAATGGGAACAACTCAACGAGAGGCTCATACAGAAGGAGCAAGAGAGACTCGAGAGAGAAAAGCAACAGGCAGAAGAAGACGCCAAGCGCTTAGAAGAAATCAGCAAG GAGCCAAGTAAAGACAAAAAGGATTTGATTGAACACAAGCCGGAGCCTGAATTAGACGACAACAAAGTCACGCTATCTTGGT ACGACAGCGACTTGAACCAGTACCTGGAGCAACCGCTGCTCAACAGCGTGGTGCCGCTCAGCGACGGCGCCTTCGCCCACGCGTGGGCGGGCGCGCGGGCCTCGCACGGCGTGGACGCCGGCCGACTCGTATACGAG GTTCGTGTCGGTTCCGTAGTGACGACGACAGAAACGACGGAAAAAGAATCAGTAGCGAGCGGACTGCGGGTCGGCTGGTCCACGGATGATTCCAGTTTGCATCTCG GTGACGGTGAACTGAGTTGGGGTTACGAGAGTACGGGTCGCATTGTCAACAACTGTGAGTTCAAGGAATACGGGAAGCAGTTTTCTGAAAAGGACGTCCTCGGAGTATACTTG GATTTAGAATCGTCACCCTGCAAGATATCTTACACATTGAACGGCATTGAACTCGGTACAGCGTTTGAGTTTGACAAGGAAAAGCTTGAAGGCAAAGCTCTGTTCCCGCACATCCTCACTAAGAATGTTTGTTACAAAGTCAACTTTGGATATGACAG ATATACaatgttaacaaaaacaaagataGTACGGAAACGGTTAGAAATACCAATAGAACAAGTTCTAGAAGAAAAACGAAAACGAgaggaagaaataaaaaaacagaagGAAGAGGCGGCGAGAAGAGAACGGGAAAGGAGAGAAAGGGAGAAAAAAGAGAGAGAAGAAAGGCAGAAAAAGAAACGAGAG GAAAGAGAAAGACTAGAGAAAGAGAGGAAAGAGAAAGCAGCTCAAGACAAGAGAGACAAAGATAATAGTATGGAGGTTGACGAAGAAAAGGAAGATAAAGATAAACAAGATAAGGAAAAGGACAAAGAGGAGGAAATGGAAAATGACGTGCAAGAAGCAGCGAAAGAGGAAGAGAAGATGGAAGAGCCAAAG GAAAATGGCGAAAAACAAGATGATCCACCTGTAGAAGTAAAAAGTGAACCAATGGAGACGGAAGAGAAAACGCCCGTCGATAAAGACAGCGGCGAGGTTAAAGAGGAACCGA CGGAAGACGTCAAGGAAATCACAGAGGAACAGGTGCTAACCGGCCACGTGCTAGACAAGAGGATAAAGTTCGTCATCAG GTACACGGTGGAGGAGGAATTGGATGGTGCGGAGGTGTGCATGCTGCCCGGTTACTCGCTGCTGGGGCACGCGAGCCCTACGCCCGGCCCGCGCCGCCCCGCAAGCCTCGCCGACTGCGAG GTCATCCTGATGGTCGGTCTGCCGGGTTCCGGGAAGACATTCTGGGCCAAGAAGCACTGCGCCGAGCATCCCGAGCGCCGGTACAACATTCTCTCCACCGGGGCGCTGTTCGAGCGGATGAAG GTGGACTGTAAGCCCTTCCGCTCCAGCTACGAGGGCAAGTGGGACGCCATGGTCTCTAAGTGCGCCAAGTGCGTCATTAAAATGTTGGAAATCGCCAAGGGAAGGCGCAGGAATTTTATACTCGATCAG aCCAACGTGTACCCGTCGGCGCAGCGGCGCAAGCTAAGGGAGTTCGAGGGCTACCGCCGGGTGGCCGTCGTGCTGGTCGCCGACGAGAAAACGCAGCGCACGCGCGCCGCCACCCGCGAGGCCGCCGACGGCAAGGAGGTGCCCGACCCCGCCGCGCTGGACATGAAAG CCAACTTCAGCCTGCCCGAGCGCGGCGCCTGGCTCGACGACGTGCTCTACGCCGAGCTGGGCGAGGCCGAGGCGCGCGAGGTCGTCGAGGCCTACCACCGCGAGGCCGCCGCCGCCGGCGCCGTGCGCGACAAGGACAAGCGATCGCGCTCCGCCTCGCGCGACGCGCCGCCCGCCAAGCGCGCGCGCTCGCCCGACCGCGACCGCCGCGAGCGCCGACGCGACCACCCGCGCGACCGCG AGGACAGGTGGGGCGGTGGCGGCAGTCGGTGGGGCCCAGCGAGCGGCCAGGGAGGTGGTCACGGAGGTTCCGGTGGACGAGGGGGTCGCCGGGGTGGTCGCGACCGAGGTGGCGGCATGGGGCCCGGCCCTACGCGCTTCGACAGAGGGTGGGCGCCGCCCCCGCCACG GAACGAATTTGGTCGTGACAGAGATAGTTTCCGTGGAGGCCGTGGTGGTCCAGGCGGACCTCGCCAGGACCGTGGTCCTGGAGGTCCTGGGGGTCCTGGTGGACCAGGGGGTCCCGCGGGCCCCGGTGGTCCAGGGCTAGGGGGGCCGGGAGCTAGAGGTCCACCGGGAGGCGACCGGTTTCAACGTGACAACAGAAATCAAAACAGAGGACCACCTCATCAGAATGACAAAAGACAAGGACCTCCCCAAg GGGGAGGCGCCAACCAAGGCTCCGGTTCATGGCAGCGAGGCTCGCAGCAGCAGCCCCGTGGCCCGCGACCCGCACAGCAAGTCAGCAGACAG GATAATCAAAATCAACCTCAGAATCAAAACCAGAACCAGAATCAACAGCAAGGCTGGAACCAATGGGCCGGCGGCTGGGGAGGTTGGGGCAACTGGAACAATCAGAACCAag GCTGGGGCAATTGGAATAACTGGAATAACTGGGGCAACCAGCAACAGGTTCAGGGCGCTGGTGGCAAGCAGCAGCCTCAGCAACAGCAACAGCAACAGCAGCAACAGCAACAGCAACAGGGGCAACAGGGCCAGTGGGGAGGCTACTCGGCACAGCAGTGGTACCAGTGGCAACAGTGGCAACAACAGCAAGGCTGGCAAGGG TATCAGCAACAGCAAGGGAACCCGCAAACCAACACGAATGCCGCCGACGCGGCACAAGCCTGGGCACAATTCTATCAG AACTACGGCGGCGCGAACACGGGCAACACAAACGCAACAAACGCAGCCGTCGAGAAGAAGTGA
- the LOC124540690 gene encoding heterogeneous nuclear ribonucleoprotein U-like protein 2 isoform X1, with translation MDPAKMKVVDLRSELGALGLDTKGNKPALVERLKKALEAKSGKTFADTSILDTSSEEVEEPATPRRSAAARTTRRSSSSRLAATPAKLPREETPQIIEEEPKEEEPKKKEVPQVPTKEEVPPPEPEPEPAKEPEPLPVPEPVKEPEVPQQTEKPEPEVESKEEISKDDIYSIDDPSDSPDEVKQDAEGTEEEEQEPSPQEESNDKQTDQQTEDTERTETTKRTEGNDDEKMDQSEDDHDAKDKNCDNGERERSRRWEMTEEEEWEQLNERLIQKEQERLEREKQQAEEDAKRLEEISKDPIKLQRLKRKQEKKARWSNFYKTIEVTNEVLAPVEEPSKDKKDLIEHKPEPELDDNKVTLSWYDSDLNQYLEQPLLNSVVPLSDGAFAHAWAGARASHGVDAGRLVYEVRVGSVVTTTETTEKESVASGLRVGWSTDDSSLHLGDGELSWGYESTGRIVNNCEFKEYGKQFSEKDVLGVYLDLESSPCKISYTLNGIELGTAFEFDKEKLEGKALFPHILTKNVCYKVNFGYDRYTMLTKTKIVRKRLEIPIEQVLEEKRKREEEIKKQKEEAARRERERREREKKEREERQKKKREERERLEKERKEKAAQDKRDKDNSMEVDEEKEDKDKQDKEKDKEEEMENDVQEAAKEEEKMEEPKENGEKQDDPPVEVKSEPMETEEKTPVDKDSGEVKEEPTEDVKEITEEQVLTGHVLDKRIKFVIRYTVEEELDGAEVCMLPGYSLLGHASPTPGPRRPASLADCEVILMVGLPGSGKTFWAKKHCAEHPERRYNILSTGALFERMKVDCKPFRSSYEGKWDAMVSKCAKCVIKMLEIAKGRRRNFILDQTNVYPSAQRRKLREFEGYRRVAVVLVADEKTQRTRAATREAADGKEVPDPAALDMKANFSLPERGAWLDDVLYAELGEAEAREVVEAYHREAAAAGAVRDKDKRSRSASRDAPPAKRARSPDRDRRERRRDHPRDREDRWGGGGSRWGPASGQGGGHGGSGGRGGRRGGRDRGGGMGPGPTRFDRGWAPPPPRNEFGRDRDSFRGGRGGPGGPRQDRGPGGPGGPGGPGGPAGPGGPGLGGPGARGPPGGDRFQRDNRNQNRGPPHQNDKRQGPPQGGGANQGSGSWQRGSQQQPRGPRPAQQVSRQDNQNQPQNQNQNQNQQQGWNQWAGGWGGWGNWNNQNQGWGNWNNWNNWGNQQQVQGAGGKQQPQQQQQQQQQQQQQQGQQGQWGGYSAQQWYQWQQWQQQQGWQGYQQQQGNPQTNTNAADAAQAWAQFYQNYGGANTGNTNATNAAVEKK, from the exons atggatcCAGCTAAGATGAAAGTGGTGGATCTAAGATCCGAGCTTGGCGCTCTAGGCTTGGATACTAAGGGTAACAAACCGGCTTTAGTGGAAAGGTTAAAGAAGGCTTTAGAAGCTAAATCAGGCAAAA CATTTGCTGATACATCAATTTTAGACACATCATCCGAAGAAGTGGAGGAACCGGCGACGCCCAGACGATCTGCGGCCGCGAGAACTACTCGCAGGTCATCCTCATCTAGACTGGCCGCCACTCCCGCCAAG TTACCTCGAGAAGAAACCCCCCAAATAATAGAAGAAGAACCAAAAGAGGAAGAACCAAAAAAGAAGGAGGTACCACAAGTACCGACAAAGGAAGAGGTACCACCACCAGAACCCGAGCCAGAACCAGCAAAGGAACCGGAACCTCTACCCGTTCCAGAACCAGTCAAAGAACCTGAAGTGCCTCAACAAACTGAAAAACCTGAACCAGAAGTGGAATCAAAGGAAGAAATATCAAAAGACGATATTTACAGCATAGATGACCC gagtGATTCTCCTGATGAAGTCAAACAAGATGCAGAGGGTACAGAGGAAGAGGAACAag AACCAAGTCCTCAAGAAGAATCAAATGATAAGCAAACGGATCAACAAACCGAAGACACTGAAAGAACTGAGACGACTAAAAGGACCGAAGGGAATGACGATGAGAAAATGGACCAAAGTGAAGATGACCATGATGCAAAAGATAAAAACTGTGACAATGGAGAAAGAGAACGAAGT CGGAGATGGGAAATGACAGAAGAGGAAGAATGGGAACAACTCAACGAGAGGCTCATACAGAAGGAGCAAGAGAGACTCGAGAGAGAAAAGCAACAGGCAGAAGAAGACGCCAAGCGCTTAGAAGAAATCAGCAAG GATCCAATTAAATTGCAGCGGTTGAAACGGAAACAAGAGAAAAAAGCTCGATGGAGTAACTTCTATAAGACTATAGAAGTCACCAATGAAGTGCTAGCTCCTGTTGAA GAGCCAAGTAAAGACAAAAAGGATTTGATTGAACACAAGCCGGAGCCTGAATTAGACGACAACAAAGTCACGCTATCTTGGT ACGACAGCGACTTGAACCAGTACCTGGAGCAACCGCTGCTCAACAGCGTGGTGCCGCTCAGCGACGGCGCCTTCGCCCACGCGTGGGCGGGCGCGCGGGCCTCGCACGGCGTGGACGCCGGCCGACTCGTATACGAG GTTCGTGTCGGTTCCGTAGTGACGACGACAGAAACGACGGAAAAAGAATCAGTAGCGAGCGGACTGCGGGTCGGCTGGTCCACGGATGATTCCAGTTTGCATCTCG GTGACGGTGAACTGAGTTGGGGTTACGAGAGTACGGGTCGCATTGTCAACAACTGTGAGTTCAAGGAATACGGGAAGCAGTTTTCTGAAAAGGACGTCCTCGGAGTATACTTG GATTTAGAATCGTCACCCTGCAAGATATCTTACACATTGAACGGCATTGAACTCGGTACAGCGTTTGAGTTTGACAAGGAAAAGCTTGAAGGCAAAGCTCTGTTCCCGCACATCCTCACTAAGAATGTTTGTTACAAAGTCAACTTTGGATATGACAG ATATACaatgttaacaaaaacaaagataGTACGGAAACGGTTAGAAATACCAATAGAACAAGTTCTAGAAGAAAAACGAAAACGAgaggaagaaataaaaaaacagaagGAAGAGGCGGCGAGAAGAGAACGGGAAAGGAGAGAAAGGGAGAAAAAAGAGAGAGAAGAAAGGCAGAAAAAGAAACGAGAG GAAAGAGAAAGACTAGAGAAAGAGAGGAAAGAGAAAGCAGCTCAAGACAAGAGAGACAAAGATAATAGTATGGAGGTTGACGAAGAAAAGGAAGATAAAGATAAACAAGATAAGGAAAAGGACAAAGAGGAGGAAATGGAAAATGACGTGCAAGAAGCAGCGAAAGAGGAAGAGAAGATGGAAGAGCCAAAG GAAAATGGCGAAAAACAAGATGATCCACCTGTAGAAGTAAAAAGTGAACCAATGGAGACGGAAGAGAAAACGCCCGTCGATAAAGACAGCGGCGAGGTTAAAGAGGAACCGA CGGAAGACGTCAAGGAAATCACAGAGGAACAGGTGCTAACCGGCCACGTGCTAGACAAGAGGATAAAGTTCGTCATCAG GTACACGGTGGAGGAGGAATTGGATGGTGCGGAGGTGTGCATGCTGCCCGGTTACTCGCTGCTGGGGCACGCGAGCCCTACGCCCGGCCCGCGCCGCCCCGCAAGCCTCGCCGACTGCGAG GTCATCCTGATGGTCGGTCTGCCGGGTTCCGGGAAGACATTCTGGGCCAAGAAGCACTGCGCCGAGCATCCCGAGCGCCGGTACAACATTCTCTCCACCGGGGCGCTGTTCGAGCGGATGAAG GTGGACTGTAAGCCCTTCCGCTCCAGCTACGAGGGCAAGTGGGACGCCATGGTCTCTAAGTGCGCCAAGTGCGTCATTAAAATGTTGGAAATCGCCAAGGGAAGGCGCAGGAATTTTATACTCGATCAG aCCAACGTGTACCCGTCGGCGCAGCGGCGCAAGCTAAGGGAGTTCGAGGGCTACCGCCGGGTGGCCGTCGTGCTGGTCGCCGACGAGAAAACGCAGCGCACGCGCGCCGCCACCCGCGAGGCCGCCGACGGCAAGGAGGTGCCCGACCCCGCCGCGCTGGACATGAAAG CCAACTTCAGCCTGCCCGAGCGCGGCGCCTGGCTCGACGACGTGCTCTACGCCGAGCTGGGCGAGGCCGAGGCGCGCGAGGTCGTCGAGGCCTACCACCGCGAGGCCGCCGCCGCCGGCGCCGTGCGCGACAAGGACAAGCGATCGCGCTCCGCCTCGCGCGACGCGCCGCCCGCCAAGCGCGCGCGCTCGCCCGACCGCGACCGCCGCGAGCGCCGACGCGACCACCCGCGCGACCGCG AGGACAGGTGGGGCGGTGGCGGCAGTCGGTGGGGCCCAGCGAGCGGCCAGGGAGGTGGTCACGGAGGTTCCGGTGGACGAGGGGGTCGCCGGGGTGGTCGCGACCGAGGTGGCGGCATGGGGCCCGGCCCTACGCGCTTCGACAGAGGGTGGGCGCCGCCCCCGCCACG GAACGAATTTGGTCGTGACAGAGATAGTTTCCGTGGAGGCCGTGGTGGTCCAGGCGGACCTCGCCAGGACCGTGGTCCTGGAGGTCCTGGGGGTCCTGGTGGACCAGGGGGTCCCGCGGGCCCCGGTGGTCCAGGGCTAGGGGGGCCGGGAGCTAGAGGTCCACCGGGAGGCGACCGGTTTCAACGTGACAACAGAAATCAAAACAGAGGACCACCTCATCAGAATGACAAAAGACAAGGACCTCCCCAAg GGGGAGGCGCCAACCAAGGCTCCGGTTCATGGCAGCGAGGCTCGCAGCAGCAGCCCCGTGGCCCGCGACCCGCACAGCAAGTCAGCAGACAG GATAATCAAAATCAACCTCAGAATCAAAACCAGAACCAGAATCAACAGCAAGGCTGGAACCAATGGGCCGGCGGCTGGGGAGGTTGGGGCAACTGGAACAATCAGAACCAag GCTGGGGCAATTGGAATAACTGGAATAACTGGGGCAACCAGCAACAGGTTCAGGGCGCTGGTGGCAAGCAGCAGCCTCAGCAACAGCAACAGCAACAGCAGCAACAGCAACAGCAACAGGGGCAACAGGGCCAGTGGGGAGGCTACTCGGCACAGCAGTGGTACCAGTGGCAACAGTGGCAACAACAGCAAGGCTGGCAAGGG TATCAGCAACAGCAAGGGAACCCGCAAACCAACACGAATGCCGCCGACGCGGCACAAGCCTGGGCACAATTCTATCAG AACTACGGCGGCGCGAACACGGGCAACACAAACGCAACAAACGCAGCCGTCGAGAAGAAGTGA